From the genome of Solibacillus sp. FSL H8-0538:
GCAAAAGCTGTCACCAGCCGCTCAAAAATTTGTGGAAGTGTTGAAACAATGGCTAGAGAAAAACGAGGTCGATTTAACGAATGAATAATGGGGGAGTACAGATGTTACGAGGCAAAACGGTATTAATTACGAGTGGTGGAACACTTGAAAAGTGGGATAATGTACGAGGACATACAAATTTATCAAAAGGGGCAATGGGGTGCTATTTAGCGGAGGCCGCACTTCAGGCCGGGGCGAATGTCATTTATATGCACGGTTATTTTACAAAGTTACCGGAGCATGCAAGTGACATGCGCCTTGTACGTTTTGAAGGAATTGTTGATTTAGGTGACACATTAAAAGGCATTCTGCAGACGGAGCAGGTGGATGTGGTCATTATGGCAGTAGCTGGATCAGATTGGATTATTGATAAAGTGTTTGATCAGTCTGGTAATGAACTGACAGAAAAGGGGAAAATGCCTTCCGATGAGCCGCCAGTTATTCACTTTAAAAAAGCACCGAAAATTTTAGCTGAAATTAAAAAATGGGCACCCGAGACAACGCTTGTCGGCTTTAAGCTAGAGGCAACGGAAGATATTGACTTTTTAGTTGACCGTGCGAAGTTGCGTATGGAAGCATCAGATGCACAGTTTATGGTAGCCAATAGCTCGAAATCATTATACGGTGCCGCAGAACCGCATTACATTGTAAGTCGCAGTGGTGATATCATCCAAGTAGATGGGAAACAAGCTGCAGCACAAATCTTAATAAAAGTATTAAACTAGCATAATTGCTAGTTTTTTATTTTAATTCCAGAATATTGTTAGTATAATGATAATAACTCTGAAATAAATGGAGGTATACAATGTCATTAGCATCAGTAAAGGAACATTTTAAACAATTTGAGCGAGACAACTCTATTTTACAATTCGAAGCAAGTAGTGCAACAGTAGAGCAGGCAGCTGATGTATTAAACGTAATTCCTGCACGCATTGCGAAAACATTATCATTTCGAGCAACAGACGATGGTGCATTATTAGTCGTAACAGCTGGAGATGCAAAAATAGATAATACAAAGTTTCGAGCACAGTTCGGGGTAAAGGCACGCATGCTAGCTGCTGAAGAAGTGGTCGCACAAACAGGTCATGTGATCGGCGGCGTTTGTCCATTTGGCTTAGCGAATGATTTACCGATATACTTAGATATTTCAATGAACAGATTTACTACAGTATTTCCTGCATGTGGCAGCTCGAATTCAGCAATTGAGCTAAGTTGTGAGGAATTAGAGCGTTATTCAAATGCCACTGCTTGGGTTGACATTTGTAAAGGTTGGGAATAACAGATACATAATAGCTAAGGGGGAATTTAATGTATAAGCTAGATCATATAGTACATTTTGTTGAGCAGCCGGAACAGGCGATGGCACAGCTTATAGAAGAAGGGCTTCACGTAGTTGCAGGTGGTAAGCATGAAATGTGGGGTACTTATAATGCCTTATGTTATTTTGGTACTACGTATGTAGAACTTATTGGTATTTATGATGAAGATTTATTTACGGAAGCGGCAAAAACGAATTATACGCTTCATGCCTCACATGAAAAGCGCAAGCGTGCAAGTGGGCTGACACGTTTTGCGTTACGTACGTATGCAATTGAAGAGGATGCAGAAAAATTCCGCGCGGCAGGATTTGACGTAATTGGACCGGAAACGTATTCTCGTACAAGACCAGATGAATCCGTTGTTCGTTGGCAGCTTTTACATATTGGTCATCCAGATTCCAAGATTGAATATCCATTTTTCATTCAATGGGAAGAGGATGATGCAACCCGCCTGGCTGATATGGAAGAGCGCGGCATTATTACACCGCATCCAGCCGGACAAATAGAGATTGAAGAAGTATCTTATATTATCGATAATTTCAAACCCGTCAAGTTAATGAGCACGCTTTGCGGAGTGGATATGACAGTAAATATTGACAAGGAGTTAAATGCTGAAGTTGCTACAGTTCACGTAGAAGGTGGTAAACTCGTATTTTATCGTCCGCTTGGTGAGGGGGACGTGTGGGAAGCGTTGCTTGAACATGGACAAGGCTTGTACAATATTGTTTTGAACGGCGCAGAGGAAGAGAAAATTGTATATTGTGAAGAAGCAAACTATGTTTTTTTGGTGGTTAAGAAAGTATAACTTTCTTAACCACATAAGTAAGGACATCAACTCACCCTATTTTGGGCGAGTTGTGTCTTTCTAATAAAAAGGATTTTACTATTTTCGAAAAAATTCGTTGCTACGAAGGAAAGTTAATAGCTTTTTTTAAGAGGTAGCCTTTACTGCTGCCGGCAAAGGGTCTCCTACAAATGCAAAAAAAACACCAGAAAATTTATCTGGTGTAAAGCATTTATTGTTTTTTTACATTCGCTGCTTGTGGACCGCGATTGCCTTCTACAAGGTCAAACTCTACTGCCTGTCCCTCTTCTAGTGTACGGAATCCTTCTTCTTGTATACCAGTGAAGTGTACGAACACGTCCTCACCATCGTCACATTCAATAAATCCATAACCTTTTTCGCTATTGAACCACTTTACTGTTCCTTGATGCATGAGCGTTCTCCTCCCGTACTAACGAATTATAGCTATTTTCAAGAAAAGTCAGACAATTACGAATAGAATATACATTATTATTATGTGAATGTCAACAATTTGTCGGAAACTCTAGCAAGTGGGGCTGTGTTTTCGTCAAAACATGCTTATAATAAGAAGAACTACTATGGAAAGAAGGTTACAACATGATTACAATAAAACCTTTATCTGATTTAGAAATTGCAACGAAGTCCGTAATGAAGCCGATTACCGAAATTGCAGAGAAAGCACAAATTCCAGCCGTAGCAATTGAGCAGTACGGCAGTTATAAAGCAAAAATTAATACGAGTAAAATTGAAGGTCAAGCAACTGCAAAGGTCGTTTTAGTAACGGCTATTAGCCCCACTCCAGCAGGGGAAGGTAAATCCACTGTTACAGTTGGACTAGCGGATGCATTAAAGCAACTAAATCAAAAAGTAATGGTTGCACTTCGGGAGCCTTCACTAGGACCCGTTATGGGTGTAAAAGGCGGCGCAACTGGTGGTGGTTATGCACAAGTTTTACCAATGGAACAAATTAACCTGCATTTCAATGGTGATTTTCATGCGATCACTTCAGCAAATAACGCGTTATCTGCGTTCATTGACAATCACCTTCACCAAGGCAATACATTAAATATTGACCCACGCCGTATTATTTGGAAACGCGTACTTGATTTAAATGACCGTGCACTTCGTAAAGTTATGGTTGGTTTAGGCGGGCCGTTACAAGGTGTACCGCGTGAAGACGGCTTTGATATTACAGTAGCATCTGAAATTATGGCCATTTTCTGTTTAGCTACGAGCATTACCGATTTAAAAGAACGTTTAGCTCGCATCGTCATCGGCTATACATATGACCGTGAGCCAGTTACAGTGCGTCAATTAGGTGTGGAAGGCGCATTAACATTATTGCTTAAGGAAGCGCTAAATCCGAACCTAGTTCAAACAATTGAAGAAACACCAGCGCTTATCCACGGTGGACCATTTGCTAATATTGCACACGGCTGTAATTCAATTATGGCGACACAAACTGCACGTAAACTAGCAGATATAGTTGTAACAGAAGCTGGATTCGGCTCAGATTTAGGTGCGGAGAAATTTATGAATATTAAAGCACGAGAAGCAGGTTTTGCTCCGGCAGCCGTTGTTGTAGTAGCTACGATTCGTGCGCTAAAAATGCACGGCGGAGTAGCAAAAACAGAGCTAGTTACTGAAAATGTAGCAGCGCTTCGCAATGGTATCGAAAATTTAGCCAAGCATGTCGATATAATCCGTACATTTGGTGTGGAACCAGTTGTTGCACTTAATCGTTTCATTACAGATACAGAACCGGAGCTTGCAACAATTTTACAGTGGGCGAAGGACAATGATGTTCGCATCGCACGTACAAATGTATGGGAAGAAGGCGGCAAAGGTGGCCTTGAGCTAGCAAAACAAGTGCTAGAAGTTATCGAACAACCGAACAACTTCCATCACCTTTACGAATTGAC
Proteins encoded in this window:
- a CDS encoding YbaK/EbsC family protein — encoded protein: MSLASVKEHFKQFERDNSILQFEASSATVEQAADVLNVIPARIAKTLSFRATDDGALLVVTAGDAKIDNTKFRAQFGVKARMLAAEEVVAQTGHVIGGVCPFGLANDLPIYLDISMNRFTTVFPACGSSNSAIELSCEELERYSNATAWVDICKGWE
- a CDS encoding cold-shock protein, which translates into the protein MHQGTVKWFNSEKGYGFIECDDGEDVFVHFTGIQEEGFRTLEEGQAVEFDLVEGNRGPQAANVKKQ
- a CDS encoding VOC family protein, with amino-acid sequence MYKLDHIVHFVEQPEQAMAQLIEEGLHVVAGGKHEMWGTYNALCYFGTTYVELIGIYDEDLFTEAAKTNYTLHASHEKRKRASGLTRFALRTYAIEEDAEKFRAAGFDVIGPETYSRTRPDESVVRWQLLHIGHPDSKIEYPFFIQWEEDDATRLADMEERGIITPHPAGQIEIEEVSYIIDNFKPVKLMSTLCGVDMTVNIDKELNAEVATVHVEGGKLVFYRPLGEGDVWEALLEHGQGLYNIVLNGAEEEKIVYCEEANYVFLVVKKV
- a CDS encoding phosphopantothenoylcysteine decarboxylase domain-containing protein, whose amino-acid sequence is MLRGKTVLITSGGTLEKWDNVRGHTNLSKGAMGCYLAEAALQAGANVIYMHGYFTKLPEHASDMRLVRFEGIVDLGDTLKGILQTEQVDVVIMAVAGSDWIIDKVFDQSGNELTEKGKMPSDEPPVIHFKKAPKILAEIKKWAPETTLVGFKLEATEDIDFLVDRAKLRMEASDAQFMVANSSKSLYGAAEPHYIVSRSGDIIQVDGKQAAAQILIKVLN
- a CDS encoding formate--tetrahydrofolate ligase produces the protein MITIKPLSDLEIATKSVMKPITEIAEKAQIPAVAIEQYGSYKAKINTSKIEGQATAKVVLVTAISPTPAGEGKSTVTVGLADALKQLNQKVMVALREPSLGPVMGVKGGATGGGYAQVLPMEQINLHFNGDFHAITSANNALSAFIDNHLHQGNTLNIDPRRIIWKRVLDLNDRALRKVMVGLGGPLQGVPREDGFDITVASEIMAIFCLATSITDLKERLARIVIGYTYDREPVTVRQLGVEGALTLLLKEALNPNLVQTIEETPALIHGGPFANIAHGCNSIMATQTARKLADIVVTEAGFGSDLGAEKFMNIKAREAGFAPAAVVVVATIRALKMHGGVAKTELVTENVAALRNGIENLAKHVDIIRTFGVEPVVALNRFITDTEPELATILQWAKDNDVRIARTNVWEEGGKGGLELAKQVLEVIEQPNNFHHLYELTDSIEQKVTTIVQKVYGGAAVQFTDAAKKQIAQIEKFGWDVLPICMAKTQYSLSDQPNLLGRPEGFTVTVREVIPKLGAGFLVCLTGDIMTMPGLPKQPAALRMDVAEDGSAVGLF